The genomic region CGGAAAATTGATtgtgtaataaaaaaatatttttttatcttttattaattcACAGACAACGAGAAATACTAAAAAGTAAATagatgttattattttttattactaattAGCTAGCAATCAGGGACGGACCttgtaagacccaagacttttgaaaagtcctattttaAACTAATCTTAAACCATACATTATTTACAGTTTTATTTTCAAGAAAttgttttattgaaaataattaaaggtagttttgattaattggatttgagataaattaagatttttatcccaactctataattatggattattttactatttacaatttaaagttttagaaattcgaaaataatgagGTTTGTCTATTTAAATCAGAATTTCATCTAATTTatgattattgaattattttctatatttaaattatagagttggtagttgtgaaataataaggatttttatatgatttggactaaataattaatattttaaaatattgatactactattttggaaaataaagaaattaactatattatttctaatttttggatttgaacattttattgaaaataatttgtaaaattgatgatcGAATAGTAtttctatatattattattattggattagaatttatttccaATTACCATATTATCCCTATTATTATTTGAAATTACAGAACTACCCCTAACCCTAAATCTAACCTAACACCCCCACACACTCACCAAACCCCAGCCACCCTAAAACCCAAGGAGCAGCAGCTGCTGCCCCACACCCTCACTCTCATTAAACAACATAGTTTCCTGTGAAAGaaaggaaggaagaaagaaaggggaCATAGGGGAAGGGAGCCGCAGGAAAGGggaagggagaagaagaggaaggcggcgcggtgggtgtcactgccaccgCCGCCGCCGCTGTTGGCAAGGGATGGAGGAGATCCGAGAGGGAAGGAGAGCGCCGGTGAAGAGAGGAGCCCGCGCCATCCTCGCGAAATGCCATTGCCGCCGCACCATCGAGAGTCGCGAGGAGAGGAAGGCGTCGCCATTCCGTGTGGCCGCGCCAACGTTGCCGTCAGGGTCTTCTTCACCGCCGTCCTTGCTCGTTGTTTCCCTTGGAGTCATTGCCATCGACCCTTGCCCCTGTCGCCGCCGCGAGTCGCTAACAGGGATCGGAGCTGAGGGAGAGGACAGTGTAAGGAGGGGGAGTTGTTGCTGCCGAAGACGCAAGCTGAAGGAGCTGCCTTCAGCCGCCGTCGTTGCGCCAGTCGCCGTCGTGTGCCGTCACTACTGCGTGTGCCACTGCCGCCACCTCTGGTCTGTCACCGTTGAGCAGATccacgaagagagagagagaacctgGGAAGAGGCCGCTGCCGGAGGAGAAACCAATCTCGCCGCCGTGCCTGGCCGCCAGAAAATTCTGCCGGTAAGGATTTAAGTTGGTCTTCGTTTCCTTTGGAATTCCAGAAGCTTTATTGCCGTTGTATGATTGGTTTCAGTTACCGTCGCCGGAGATCTGGTCGCCGCCGCCACTCGAGGTGGTTGCCGGGGCTGCCGGCAAAACGGTTCAGCTATCATCGCTATTTCATTTTCTTAGTTTGGTAAGTAATTGTGTTTCGAAAATCCCCGCTTTAGTGTTTGGTTATGTTTGGTTAAAGACCTTGAGGTTTGGTAACGTAGGTTGGGTCCTGATGATTGCGTGTCGCATAAGTGTTGCTGTGACTGTTGTGCCGTTCCTTTTCTTTCTGTAAGTGTCTCTATCTCGGAACCTTCGCCTTTagcttttagttatgagttttgaGATTTTTCGCGATATTGATGTGTTAGGAATTAGTATCCGAGCTTATATACGTGGCGTTGAGGCTGTTTCTGCTGTTGAGAAAAATAAGCGAAGCTGGGATGTTGGTTGTTGGTTTCGGGCCGAGACGAAAGGCTTTCCTGTGACGCGTGTGGTTCATGTATTCGACGAGCCAAGGTAGGGGCTTTTTATACAAACTGATTTATTTTAAAGTggaaattgttataaatagatatgctgTACAAAATGTATTTCTGGTAgttatgtgagtcttatgaattgtctggTTTTATCTTGAATGAATATGGTTGCCTGTTTGATAGTAACAATGTCTGATTATGATAAATTGGAGATTTCTGGATTGGTTGATTTGAAtgatttttgataatttgaaagttgagttttgttttattagaaactgatttggtcttgaacctGGCAGAAAGAGTTGATGATTGGTTTTGTTGGGACTcggaaagggtggcaaagtccaagttttaggggagatgctgccgaaatttctagaaaatctgagattttgattggaattattattttggaaaagaatgaattatgcttTGACTTAAACGGTTGagaaataaattatgtttgaacTTGCCTTATTAGGAAAATCtctatatttttaatgtaattatTATGAAAGGAATTATGccttaaaaatcaatttaaatatggattttttttgttttggaatttgatttaCGTAAACAGATTTTGGAGGGGTTTTAATGGATTTAAAATAAACCTGGTTTTCAATTAATCTATTTCACTTTACGACATTTAGGAAGAGCTTGAAGTATTTTTTGGaactttgatttattaaaattgaaacacTTCCCGAGCCCTTGGGAACAGATTTAAGAATAAAACTGAAATTGGTTTTCGGTTtaaaaatgatttggttttggcttaagtttggttggttttgaaattggttcggaATAATTGAAAACACGATTTGGTTTTGGGTTTAaaccctattctatttattcaactCAAGAAGTTAAAGTTTCAGAGGTTTTCAAGGAATTTaagaaatgagttaggttattctcccctgaagtcttgagactctgctgagGAATCTTACGACCAAATCTTGATTtagaaatgaatgattttgagtctttcaaAGAGATTTTTAACTTGGCATGGTTTTGAGATTTTTGGAAGTGTTGGAAAGATGTGGAAAGTGGCTCCGTTTTGAAAGGTGATTCTTGGCTAGCTGTGATTTGACTATGTTTGTTATTTAAAAGTAAATGGGCCAagaatgattttgaaataagatattgAGCATAATTGATTGTGGATATAATCaagattgatgagttattgtttggtaggcgtaagggccgggttcgtcccgcttatgctgagagatttgataattgacgagattgttgataagtcacttgcgcctggcaaggacggtggttaatcccgcttgtcgaggttgcaGCGCctgcgtaaggacggtggttaatcccgcttacgtgtagatgtgaggttggaggcaaagtatcccgctcacatcctttcggatcacaggagtgtgcaggcactgacaTCCTGGACCGTGTGGCGGGCACGTTATCCCAGAGGGTTCCCATTTATACGTGACCGAAGggcaacattcccatgggaaagtgacgggttggcaattgaaccgacaatgtgatatcacagccagtaggacaggcattcatcatttgcatttatgtgatattgtttgggtgtgcatattgtatttggtttgcctatgtgaatacttatgttaactgctaactgttatacttgttgtaattgttcttgattgtgcttgaaccacattaattgtgattgtgtttgaattgatTGGTTTGTGATGAGTTAGTTGCTGATTGAGCTGTTTGGGCCGGGGGCCGTTTTGGATTGGATGGGCTTGAGGCCGTGATTGGTATATTGAGTCCTAGTTCCGTATAAAATATCTAACcgattcagcatagacttaatgaacctatgcttggaacgggatgatcatttataccgcgtaggtaactgctCTCATGGTTACggtctaggaaaaacttttcaGACATTTTCTTTAAGAAAGGAAAAATGTTTTGTTTTAGAATATTTGAGAAATTTAGCAAGTCTTGAAAGAGGAATTTTCTGGATTTCGAATGTGAACCTATGGTTTTTGGGAAAGACtcataagacgagcaatgatcactgAACTCTAAGAATGATTTTATCTTTACGTATCTTGTTATAGcaatttctgtaatcctatagtgagaacaagcgaggacgacgttctcactcccctacaggttattccttttcaggatatggaagaCGAAGCTTCATTATATAAAAATTGGCACCTCCATATTAAAATCTCTGGATCCGTCCCTGCTAGCAATATTAGAATCTATCTATTTTATGTAATGTTATAAGATGGAGTgtactgttttttttttcattcgacATTTTTAAGATATCAGGTATATTTACGGACACTGAGATGAATGAGCAATACCAGGAGGACGATGACTTTAACCAACAAGAAGAGCTAGTAAGTGACCAAGATATGATGGATGAACAGAATGAATTCGAACAAGATTTCGGAGATGAATTTACTGAGGGAGCGTATTTTTCTGAATCTAATCAGTCAGAAGATATCCTTGAAGCTGCTTATGCGGTTGACTCCATGCAAAACATTACAACTTTGAAATTTAGTGAAAATTTTGCGGAGGAAATTGGCAAATATCACTTTTCTACTTTGCAACTTGCATTTGATTTTTATCTGAAGTACTCAAAGTCGAAGGGCTTTAGTGCAAGGAAGAGCAAGACCTTCAAGAATAGTATTGGCAAGATTTACAAACAAAAGTTTGTATGTCATAGGCAAGGATTTAGGGAGGAGAAATATTACACGATggaaaaaaggaagaaggagCCTAGATTGGAAACAAGAACTGGATGTGAAGCTCGAATGGATGTTAAATTTGTACCAGAAACTGGAAGGTGGCATATCTTTTATTTCTCTGACAAACACAACCATGATCTATTGGATACACAATTCAGTGCTATGTTGCATGCCCACAGAAAAATGTCAGAGGAAGATATTATGCAAATGGTGAACATGCTAAAGTCAGGGATTAGCACTTCACAGATATTTGGTCTTCTAGCTAGTCAAGCAGGCGGGTATGAATTTGTTGGCTATGGTCCCAGAGATATGTACAATGTGATTGAAGGATCCACAATTATATTTCAAGGCATATCATGATTCAAGAGGTTTGTTACGTAACTTGTTCTGGTCTGATGGGATTAGCCAACTAGACTACCGACTCTTTGGGGATGTTATTGCTTTTGATGCTACGTACAAGAAGAACGAGTATAATTGTCCATTAGTCATATTCAGCGGGGTTAACCACCACAACCAAACAATTATTTTTGCTACTGCGTTAGTTGTGGACGAAACTACTGATACATATATTTGGCTCCTGCGTCAGCTCATGTTTGCAATGAATGGCAAGACCCCGACCTCAATAATAACTAATGGGGCCATGGCGATTAGGAATGCAGTGAGAGATGTATTTCCCGAAGTCAGACATAGATTATGCGCTTGGCACCTTATTCGAAATGCAACTAGCAATGTTGGAAATCCATCGTTTACATCTAAATTCAGAAAAATCATGTTGGGAGACTATGAGATTCCCGTGTTTAAGCGTAAGTGGGTTCAGCTTATTGAAGAATTTGGCCTTGAGGATAAGCCGTGGGTGATCAACATGTACGAAGAGAAGCATATGTGGGCTACTGCATATATAAGAGAAAAATTCTTTGCTGGCTTTAGAACTACCTCAAGATGTGAAGGTTTACACTCAGTTGTGGCAAGGTATGTGGGGTCGCGGTATGATTTGACAAGTTTTGTAGAGCATTTTCAAAGGTGTGTTGCACACTTGcgcttttaaaaaatttaatgctGATTATGAATCTACACGTGGGGTGCCCGTCATGCAGACTTGTATAGAGCTGCTAGAGAGATATGCTGCTGAGTTATACACTCATGAGATATTTCTTTTCTTTCGGGCATTTCTCTCTATAGCTGGATCAATGCGGGTGCTAAACATAGAGAATAATGATGATT from Arachis ipaensis cultivar K30076 chromosome B02, Araip1.1, whole genome shotgun sequence harbors:
- the LOC107627871 gene encoding putative protein FAR1-RELATED SEQUENCE 10 — protein: MNEQYQEDDDFNQQEELVSDQDMMDEQNEFEQDFGDEFTEGAYFSESNQSEDILEAAYAVDSMQNITTLKFSENFAEEIGKYHFSTLQLAFDFYLKYSKSKGFSARKSKTFKNSIGKIYKQKFVCHRQGFREEKYYTMEKRKKEPRLETRTGCEARMDVKFVPETGRWHIFYFSDKHNHDLLDTQFSAMLHAHRKMSEEDIMQMVNMLKSGISTSQIFGLLASQAGGYEFVGYGPRDMYNVIEGSTIIFQGIS
- the LOC107628556 gene encoding uncharacterized protein LOC107628556 isoform X1; this translates as MEEIREGRRAPVKRGARAILAKCHCRRTIESREERKASPFRVAAPTLPSGSSSPPSLLVVSLGVIAIDPCPCRRRESLTGIGAEGEDSVRRGSCCCRRRKLKELPSAAVVAPVAVVCRHYCVCHCRHLWSVTVEQIHEERERTWEEAAAGGETNLAAVPGRQKILPLPSPEIWSPPPLEVVAGAAGKTVQLSSLFHFLSLVGS
- the LOC107628556 gene encoding uncharacterized protein LOC107628556 isoform X2; its protein translation is MEEIREGRRAPVKRGARAILAKCHCRRTIESREERKASPFRVAAPTLPSGSSSPPSLLVVSLGVIAIDPCPCRRRESLTGIGAEGEDSVRRGSCCCRRRKLKELPSAAVVAPVAVVCRHYCVCHCRHLWSVTVEQIHEERERTWEEAAAGGETNLAAVPGRQKILPVGS